One genomic window of Desulfovibrio gilichinskyi includes the following:
- a CDS encoding MlaC/ttg2D family ABC transporter substrate-binding protein yields the protein MKKITTISLFLVLTCLTAIPSFAQTTVTPMERLRAGVQGVIDILNNPEYKGVADRQNEKNTKVRDAIKDFFNFRELSKRTIGRPWLNFSSEEQDRFIFLFTQLLEETYLGKIGSYSSEKVSFDKETIIQDKYAQVDTRILSSSKSIPVVYRLKLIDDVWDVYDVKVEGISLVNNYRSQFAGILDTSSNDKFEASKKDLFERLDQKCQELKNKQNKK from the coding sequence ATGAAAAAAATTACAACCATTTCCCTTTTTCTTGTCCTTACTTGTTTGACGGCTATACCCAGCTTCGCGCAAACAACTGTAACTCCTATGGAGCGGTTACGAGCAGGAGTGCAAGGTGTTATAGACATTCTTAATAACCCTGAATATAAAGGGGTTGCTGACAGGCAAAACGAAAAAAACACTAAAGTCAGAGACGCAATTAAAGACTTTTTCAATTTTCGTGAGCTTTCAAAAAGAACTATAGGCCGACCTTGGCTTAATTTCTCTTCAGAAGAACAAGATAGGTTTATATTTCTTTTCACTCAACTGCTTGAAGAAACCTACCTTGGAAAGATTGGAAGTTATTCATCAGAAAAAGTCTCATTTGACAAAGAGACAATAATACAAGATAAATATGCACAGGTTGACACAAGAATTCTTTCAAGCTCAAAATCTATTCCTGTCGTTTACCGTCTCAAGCTTATAGATGATGTTTGGGATGTGTATGACGTAAAAGTTGAAGGAATAAGTTTAGTTAACAATTACAGATCGCAATTCGCTGGAATACTTGACACAAGTTCAAATGACAAATTTGAAGCCAGCAAAAAAGATCTGTTTGAACGACTTGACCAGAAATGCCAAGAACTTAAGAATAAACAAAATAAAAAGTAA
- the mlaD gene encoding outer membrane lipid asymmetry maintenance protein MlaD, with amino-acid sequence MKKYSKETAVGIFVFVGLILIVYMSVKLGDIRVFSDNHYHVSASFNDISGLRINAPVEIMGVSVGFVDDIHLDLKTQKAVVGLSLEKKIMLTDDAIASIKTSGLIGDKYVKITLGGVGDPIEPGGTIIETESAIDIENLISKYVFGKV; translated from the coding sequence ATGAAAAAATACTCTAAAGAAACTGCTGTCGGAATATTCGTATTCGTTGGTCTGATACTCATAGTCTATATGAGTGTTAAACTTGGAGACATTCGCGTATTTTCAGACAACCACTACCACGTCAGTGCAAGCTTTAATGACATTTCCGGCCTGAGGATTAATGCTCCTGTTGAAATAATGGGTGTGTCTGTCGGATTTGTCGACGATATTCACCTCGACCTCAAAACCCAGAAAGCGGTTGTAGGACTGAGCCTTGAAAAAAAGATTATGCTTACTGATGATGCGATTGCATCCATAAAAACCAGCGGATTGATCGGTGATAAATACGTTAAAATAACCCTCGGCGGTGTCGGGGACCCTATTGAGCCAGGCGGTACTATTATCGAAACAGAATCCGCAATAGATATCGAAAACTTAATTAGTAAATATGTTTTTGGCAAAGTATAA
- a CDS encoding ABC transporter ATP-binding protein, whose amino-acid sequence MKKSAPDIRIEDLTIGYDNTPVVNNINATLPGGGITVILGGSGCGKSTLLKNILRLNTPLGGSVFLGKHNILTLKRKPFRCLKQRIGVLFQDGALLGSLNLFDNVALPLREHTRLKTAEISNVVKAKLSLVGLEDFVDYFPNELSGGMRKRAGLARAMVMDPDILFCDEPTSGLDPINSAELDELLLELKERFDMTIVVVSHDLASMKTIADHVLVLGDGKALFEGSKDSLLATENPYLRQFLDRRVQKREAPRLTMPQLDPSMMKMDCTKYLGDYDNN is encoded by the coding sequence GTTAATAATATTAATGCGACTTTACCAGGTGGGGGGATTACCGTAATTCTCGGTGGATCAGGATGCGGAAAATCAACATTGCTGAAAAATATACTTAGATTGAACACTCCTCTCGGAGGATCTGTTTTTCTCGGTAAGCACAACATTTTAACCTTGAAACGGAAGCCTTTCAGATGTTTAAAACAACGCATAGGTGTACTCTTTCAAGATGGGGCTCTTCTCGGATCGCTTAATTTATTTGATAATGTAGCTCTTCCGCTTAGAGAACATACCCGGCTGAAGACTGCTGAAATTTCAAACGTGGTTAAAGCTAAACTTAGCCTTGTAGGGCTTGAAGATTTTGTTGATTATTTTCCAAATGAACTTTCAGGCGGGATGCGGAAAAGAGCAGGACTAGCCAGAGCTATGGTTATGGACCCGGATATTCTTTTTTGCGATGAGCCTACATCCGGTTTAGACCCGATAAATTCTGCTGAACTTGATGAGTTACTTTTGGAGCTTAAAGAAAGATTTGACATGACAATCGTAGTAGTCAGTCACGACCTTGCCAGTATGAAGACGATTGCAGACCATGTTTTGGTTCTTGGAGACGGAAAGGCTCTTTTTGAAGGTAGTAAGGACTCTCTACTCGCCACTGAAAATCCTTATTTACGGCAGTTTCTCGATAGGCGGGTTCAAAAAAGGGAAGCACCGCGGCTCACAATGCCACAGCTCGACCCTTCAATGATGAAGATGGATTGTACCAAATATCTTGGCGATTACGATAATAATTGA